From Numenius arquata chromosome 4, bNumArq3.hap1.1, whole genome shotgun sequence, a single genomic window includes:
- the LOC141464025 gene encoding carboxymethylenebutenolidase homolog: MANESRPCPCDMGDRFDYGGRGQEVQVEHIKAYVCKPPASTDRAVIVIHDIFGWQLPNTRYMADMLTTNGYIAICPDFFVGQEAWKPSNDWATFDDWLKTRNAGKIDKEVDVILKYLSEQCGAKKIGVIGFCWGGAAVQHLMLKNPHLKTGVSLYGVIKFFDDRSSLLHPTFFIFAEKDDYIPLEQVTLLEQKLKQNCKVDYKVKIYPGQTHGFVHRKREDINPQDKPYIEEGRKDMINWLNKYL; this comes from the exons ATGGCTAACGAATCAAGGCCCTGCCCCTGTGATATGGGAGACAGGTTTGACTACGGAGGCCGTGGGCAGGAAGTACAAGTTGAGCACATCAAGGCGTATGTTTGCAAACCACCTGCCAGCACAGACAGAGCTGTGATTGTGATTCATGATATATTTGGATGGCAACTCCCAAACACCAGATACATGGCTGATATGCTAACAACTAATGGATATAT aGCCATCTGCCCTGATTTTTTTGTGGGACAAGAAGCTTGGAAACCTTCTAATGACTGGGCGACTTTCGATGACTGGCTGAAAACCCGAAATGCCGGCAAAATAGACAA AGAAGTTGATGTCATCCTGAAGTATCTAAGTGAGCAATGTGGTGCGAAGAAGATCGGTGTcattgggttttgttggggtggAGCAGCAGTACAACACCTGATGCTGAAAAATCCTCATTTGAAGACGGGGGTGTCCCTCTATG GAGTGATCAAGTTCTTTGACGACAGATCCAGTTTGCTTCATCccacttttttcatttttgctgaaaaGGATGACTACATCCCATTGGAGCAG GTCACCCTACTGGAGCAGAAGCTTAAACAAAACTGTAAAGTTGATTATAAAGTTAAAATTTACCCTGGACAGACGCATGGGTTTGTACATCGCAAAAGAGAAGATATCAATCCTCAAGATAAACCTTATattgaggaaggaagaaaggatatGATCAACTGGCTGAATAAATATCTTTAG
- the LOC141464001 gene encoding carboxymethylenebutenolidase homolog, with amino-acid sequence MANESRSCPCGIGDRFDYEGCGQEVQVEHIKAYVCKPPASTDRAVIVIHDIFGWQLPNTRYMADMLAANGYIAICPDFFSGKEPWKPSDDWSKFDDWLKTRDARKINKEADAVLKYLKEQCGAKKLGVIGFCWGGVAVHHLMMTYVELKAGVSLYGLIKDSDDIANLLNPTFFIFAEKDDFIPLRQVTLLEEKLKRNCKVDYEVKIYPGQTHGFVHRKREDINPRDRPYIEEGRKDMINWLNKYI; translated from the exons ATGGCTAACGAATCGAGGTCCTGCCCATGTGGTATTGGAGACAGATTTGACTACGAGGGTTGTGGGCAGGAAGTACAAGTTGAGCACATCAAGGCGTATGTTTGCAAACCACCTGCCAGCACAGACAGAGCTGTGATTGTGATTCATGATATATTTGGATGGCAACTCCCAAACACCAGATACATGGCTGATATGCTTGCGGCTAATGGATACAT AGCCATCTgcccagattttttttcaggaaaagaaccTTGGAAGCCTTCTGATGACTGGTCCAAGTTTGATGATTGGCTCAAAACTCGAGATGCcaggaaaataaacaa AGAAGCTGATGCTGTCCTGAAATATCTAAAGGAACAGTGTGGTGCAAAGAAATTAGGAGTCATTGGTTTTTGCTGGGGTGGTGTTGCTGTACATCACCTGATGATGACATACGTGGAATTGAAGGCTGGTGTATCTCTCTATG GACTAATCAAGGATTCTGATGATATAGCCAATCTCCTGAACCCCAcgtttttcatttttgctgaaaaagatGATTTCATTCCCCTTCGTCAA GTCACCCTGCTGGAGGAGAAGCTAAAGAGGAATTGTAAAGTCGATTATGAAGTTAAAATTTATCCTGGACAAACTCATGGTTTTGTACATCGCAAAAGAGAAGATATCAATCCTCGGGATAGGCCTTATAttgaggagggaagaaaggataTGATCAACTGgctgaataaatacatttaa